From Rhodothermales bacterium, one genomic window encodes:
- the rpsM gene encoding 30S ribosomal protein S13 has protein sequence MPRIAGVDVPNNKRGEVALTDIFGIGRSRALEILERAEIDPNVHPDQWTEEQTRQVRRLIEDNYTVEGALRTETQLNIKRLMDIGSYRGLRHRRGLPVRGQRTQTNARTRKGKRRAVAGKKKAPRK, from the coding sequence ATGCCCCGTATCGCAGGAGTCGACGTTCCGAACAACAAGCGTGGTGAAGTCGCGCTGACGGACATCTTTGGCATCGGTCGCTCGCGCGCCCTCGAGATCCTCGAGCGCGCCGAGATCGATCCGAACGTGCACCCGGACCAGTGGACCGAGGAGCAGACCCGTCAGGTCCGCCGCCTCATCGAAGACAACTACACCGTCGAGGGTGCGCTCCGCACCGAGACGCAGCTCAACATCAAGCGGCTGATGGACATCGGCAGCTACCGTGGGCTCCGTCACCGGCGCGGGCTCCCCGTGCGCGGTCAGCGGACGCAGACGAACGCGCGTACCCGCAAGGGCAAGCGCCGCGCTGTCGCCGGGAAGAAGAAGGCCC
- the rpmJ gene encoding 50S ribosomal protein L36 — translation MKVRASVKKRSPEDKIVRRKGRIYIINKKNPKHKQRQG, via the coding sequence ATGAAAGTCCGAGCCAGCGTGAAGAAGCGTTCCCCGGAGGACAAGATCGTCCGCCGTAAAGGCCGCATCTACATCATCAACAAGAAGAACCCCAAGCACAAGCAGCGCCAGGGGTAA
- the infA gene encoding translation initiation factor IF-1, producing MAKQPAIRQDGEVLEALPNAQFRVQLENGHEILGLLSGKMRMHYIKILPGDKVTVELSPYDLSKGRIVYRYK from the coding sequence ATGGCCAAGCAACCGGCCATCCGACAAGACGGCGAAGTGCTCGAAGCCCTTCCCAACGCACAGTTCCGTGTTCAACTCGAGAACGGCCACGAGATTCTCGGCCTGCTCTCCGGCAAGATGCGGATGCATTACATCAAGATTCTCCCCGGCGATAAGGTCACGGTCGAGCTCTCGCCCTACGATCTCTCGAAAGGCCGCATCGTCTACCGCTACAAGTAA